A genomic region of Leptotrichia hofstadii contains the following coding sequences:
- the purC gene encoding phosphoribosylaminoimidazolesuccinocarboxamide synthase → MEKREQIYEGKAKSIFSTDKADEIIMYFKDDATAFNGVKKDQLEDKGILNNKISTLIYEYLIKNGVKTHWIETLNEREQLCKKVEIVPLEVIIRNRATGSFVKRYGAEEGKIFKRPTFELSYKNDDLGDPLLNDDHALALELVTEDELAGIKEQTFLINDLLSKLFDKMNLILVDYKIEFGRDKDGNILLADEISPDSMRLWDKDTLKKLDKDRFRQDLGDVMGAYREVLRRLEEVLK, encoded by the coding sequence ATGGAAAAAAGAGAACAAATTTATGAAGGAAAAGCAAAATCAATTTTTTCAACAGATAAAGCGGATGAAATAATTATGTATTTTAAAGATGATGCAACAGCTTTTAATGGAGTAAAAAAGGATCAGTTGGAAGATAAGGGGATTTTGAATAATAAAATTTCTACTTTAATTTATGAATATTTGATAAAAAATGGTGTGAAAACTCACTGGATTGAAACTTTGAACGAAAGGGAACAATTATGTAAAAAAGTGGAAATTGTGCCTTTGGAAGTGATTATTAGAAATAGGGCGACTGGAAGTTTTGTGAAAAGATATGGAGCAGAAGAAGGGAAAATTTTTAAAAGACCTACATTTGAACTGTCGTATAAAAATGATGATTTAGGAGATCCGCTATTGAATGATGATCATGCTTTGGCTTTGGAATTGGTAACTGAAGATGAATTGGCTGGGATTAAGGAGCAAACTTTTTTGATAAATGACTTGCTTTCAAAATTATTTGATAAAATGAACTTGATTTTAGTGGATTACAAAATTGAGTTTGGAAGAGATAAGGATGGGAATATTTTGCTAGCTGATGAAATAAGTCCAGATTCAATGAGATTATGGGATAAAGATACGCTTAAAAAATTGGATAAGGATAGATTTAGACAGGATTTAGGAGATGTAATGGGAGCATATCGTGAAGTTTTACGTCGTTTGGAAGAAGTATTGAAATAA